A single region of the Rubrobacter aplysinae genome encodes:
- the lepB gene encoding signal peptidase I — MNEEPSRTGVGESRKGRSRELVELAVIFCIAFVVVFGVVRPAVAAPYKIPTPSMEPTLRVHDRLLANKFVYNFSDAEPERGDVVVFESVENPGKDLVKRVVGLPGDTVGLEGGVLSVNGEQREEPYLHRNPCVAYKPKTCSFGPVEVPADHVFVMGDNRAESHDSRFFGPVPDGNLIGEPFVRFWPPGRVGAP, encoded by the coding sequence GTGAACGAAGAACCCTCACGTACAGGCGTCGGCGAAAGCCGCAAAGGCCGCAGCAGGGAACTCGTCGAGCTTGCGGTCATCTTTTGCATAGCTTTCGTCGTAGTCTTCGGGGTCGTCCGTCCCGCCGTGGCCGCCCCGTACAAGATCCCCACTCCGAGCATGGAGCCCACCCTGCGGGTACACGACCGCCTGCTGGCGAACAAGTTTGTCTACAACTTCTCCGACGCCGAGCCGGAGCGCGGGGATGTCGTGGTGTTCGAGTCCGTGGAGAACCCCGGCAAGGACCTCGTAAAACGGGTGGTTGGCCTACCCGGGGACACGGTCGGCCTGGAAGGCGGCGTCCTGTCGGTGAACGGCGAGCAGCGGGAGGAGCCGTACCTCCACCGCAACCCCTGCGTGGCCTACAAGCCGAAGACGTGCTCGTTCGGGCCGGTCGAGGTGCCTGCGGACCACGTCTTCGTAATGGGCGACAACCGGGCAGAGTCCCACGACTCCCGGTTCTTCGGGCCCGTACCGGATGGAAACCTCATAGGCGAGCCTTTCGTGAGGTTCTGGCCGCCGGGCCGGGTAGGGGCACCATAA
- a CDS encoding ATP-dependent DNA helicase: MSGRRSHDEGRERAPDGSPAVAEIFAAGGPLSRLDEGYERRPEQVRLAVEAARALEGDDVLLADCPTGTGKSLGYLAPAVLSGKKVVVSTATIALQHQLLTKDLPLLKKAVCDLGGYPEDEGFTFALMKGRSNFLCENRYDETLRDERTLEEGLDETALECIDGWRYETETGDREDLPFPVPAGTWLEVASDGEDCAPKSCRFRESCFYYAHRDRAAEADVLVVNHALLLANAASAGGIFDTDGRHLVLDEAHRIEEIMSSAFGARVTYPRIRYVARQAAKKSASAAGHSDRLLSAADLFFSDLSENQKLGEESEAPRGYGTLVSGLSATRTALANDPSEEANNLQGMVGRLRRDLASFYEDYESRAATHAHAVVPGRSGKKGGDRNFKPYPELRSWLVETADVFRDEVLPLFGDGGVVLASATLATSGSGGRVSGRSFDYPRRRLGLEEGSVEDRAVRELSGPEIFDYESRCLLYTTPDGSSDASYTESAIRRAEELVRISGGRALVLLSTGRAVRAFQDSFHTEHPVRYQGEDSPSRLVEWLRQTEGAVLVGTRTFWEGVDVPGEALSLVVIDKVPFPPPDDPVIAALTRKAGKSWFREVSLPKAQVAMRQGSGRLLRTATDRGVIALLDPRLNHKNWAGAILHSLPPAPRTDSLSEVERFFGPDTPW; the protein is encoded by the coding sequence GTGAGTGGCAGAAGATCACACGACGAAGGACGCGAGAGGGCCCCGGACGGCTCCCCGGCCGTGGCGGAGATATTCGCCGCCGGTGGCCCGCTCTCGCGGCTCGACGAGGGCTACGAGCGTCGCCCGGAGCAGGTCCGGCTCGCGGTGGAGGCCGCCCGCGCCCTGGAGGGGGATGACGTGCTGCTCGCCGACTGCCCGACCGGCACCGGGAAGTCGCTCGGCTACCTCGCCCCCGCCGTGCTCTCCGGCAAGAAGGTCGTCGTCTCGACCGCGACCATCGCGCTGCAGCACCAGCTACTCACCAAGGACCTGCCGCTGCTGAAGAAGGCCGTGTGCGACCTCGGCGGCTATCCCGAGGACGAGGGCTTTACCTTCGCCCTGATGAAGGGCCGGTCTAACTTCCTGTGCGAGAACCGCTACGACGAGACCCTGCGCGACGAGCGCACGCTGGAGGAGGGGCTGGACGAGACGGCGCTGGAGTGCATAGACGGCTGGCGCTACGAGACCGAGACCGGGGACCGGGAGGATCTGCCGTTCCCGGTACCGGCGGGGACCTGGCTGGAGGTCGCCTCGGACGGGGAGGACTGCGCCCCGAAGAGCTGCCGCTTCCGGGAAAGCTGCTTCTACTACGCCCACCGCGACCGCGCCGCCGAGGCCGATGTGCTGGTGGTGAACCACGCGCTGCTCCTGGCGAACGCGGCCTCCGCCGGCGGTATCTTCGACACGGATGGGCGTCATCTGGTGCTGGACGAGGCGCACCGGATAGAGGAGATCATGTCCTCCGCCTTCGGCGCCCGCGTCACCTATCCCCGCATCCGCTACGTCGCCCGCCAGGCCGCCAAGAAATCCGCCTCCGCCGCCGGGCACTCCGACCGGCTCCTCTCCGCCGCCGACCTCTTCTTCTCGGACCTCTCGGAGAATCAGAAGCTGGGCGAGGAGAGCGAGGCCCCGCGCGGCTACGGGACGCTCGTCTCCGGCCTCTCGGCGACGAGGACCGCGCTCGCGAACGACCCTTCAGAGGAAGCAAACAATCTGCAGGGCATGGTCGGGCGGCTGCGCCGGGATCTGGCGAGCTTCTACGAGGACTACGAGAGCCGGGCCGCCACCCACGCCCACGCCGTCGTGCCGGGCCGGAGCGGTAAGAAGGGCGGAGACCGGAACTTCAAGCCATACCCGGAGCTGCGGAGCTGGCTCGTGGAGACCGCCGACGTCTTCCGCGACGAGGTGCTCCCCCTCTTCGGGGACGGCGGCGTGGTGCTGGCCTCGGCAACCCTCGCCACCAGTGGCAGCGGCGGCCGTGTATCGGGCCGCTCCTTCGACTACCCGCGGCGCAGGCTCGGGCTCGAGGAGGGGTCGGTTGAGGACCGCGCGGTGCGAGAGCTCTCGGGGCCGGAGATCTTCGACTACGAGAGCCGGTGTCTGCTCTACACCACCCCGGACGGCTCCTCCGACGCCTCATACACGGAGTCGGCCATCCGGCGGGCCGAGGAGCTGGTGCGGATCTCCGGCGGGCGGGCTCTCGTGCTGCTCTCGACCGGCCGCGCCGTGCGCGCATTCCAGGACTCGTTCCACACGGAGCATCCGGTTCGCTACCAGGGCGAGGACTCGCCGTCGCGCCTGGTAGAGTGGCTGCGGCAGACCGAGGGCGCGGTGCTCGTCGGCACCCGCACCTTCTGGGAGGGGGTGGACGTGCCGGGCGAGGCGCTCTCGCTCGTCGTCATAGACAAGGTACCGTTCCCGCCGCCGGACGATCCCGTAATAGCCGCGCTAACGCGCAAGGCCGGCAAGAGCTGGTTCCGGGAGGTCTCCCTGCCGAAGGCCCAGGTGGCCATGCGCCAGGGCTCGGGCCGGCTGCTCAGAACCGCGACCGACCGCGGCGTGATCGCGCTCCTCGACCCCCGCCTCAACCACAAGAACTGGGCGGGCGCCATCCTGCACAGCCTCCCCCCGGCCCCCAGGACCGACTCGCTGTCCGAGGTCGAGCGTTTCTTCGGGCCGGATACTCCCTGGTAG
- a CDS encoding AI-2E family transporter, producing the protein MRRAGDERLRLSERLTRGAPLAVILVGIALIAYQLLPVLKIVALAMLLALIFRTVVNGLGRLKIPNWLAVLTLVAGILALLAFVWLVVIPRLMHEIRSLVSEGPGSLDALSSFLSGLPLAPGADQLLQRLESFLLDFLGSVPQLAVTAAEVIGAILTMLILAVYFAASPGTYISGGLRLVPVDRREAVREFIDRLGKRLRGWVLGTVMVASFVGVSGGVGLWLLDIPLPLTFGLIAGILDVVPFVGSVAGGALPALIALTISPVKALLVVGLFVIVNQIEGNILQPLIMGNEIKVPVAGILVSFLALGLLLGPVVGAILAVPAAVVASVLIDELTEREPFLGDEDNEDNAGNGSTEDSGDKEAGAREKAAPYGESGKDG; encoded by the coding sequence ATGCGGCGTGCGGGAGACGAACGGCTCAGGTTATCCGAGCGGCTGACCCGGGGAGCGCCGCTGGCGGTCATCCTCGTCGGGATCGCCCTGATCGCTTACCAGTTGCTGCCGGTCCTGAAGATAGTGGCTCTTGCCATGCTCCTGGCCCTGATCTTCAGGACCGTGGTAAACGGCCTGGGACGGCTCAAGATACCGAACTGGCTGGCGGTCCTCACGCTGGTCGCGGGCATACTGGCGCTGCTGGCCTTCGTGTGGCTGGTCGTTATCCCGAGGCTCATGCACGAGATACGGTCCCTGGTCTCCGAGGGTCCGGGGTCTCTGGATGCGCTGTCGAGCTTTTTGAGCGGTCTGCCGCTGGCCCCGGGCGCGGATCAGCTCCTGCAGCGTCTGGAGTCCTTCCTGCTCGACTTTCTAGGCTCCGTGCCACAGCTCGCCGTTACCGCGGCGGAGGTGATCGGCGCGATACTCACGATGCTGATCCTCGCCGTGTACTTCGCCGCGAGCCCCGGCACCTACATCTCCGGCGGGCTGCGCCTCGTTCCCGTGGACCGGCGCGAGGCCGTCAGGGAGTTTATCGACCGGCTGGGCAAGAGGCTGCGGGGCTGGGTGCTGGGCACGGTCATGGTGGCCTCGTTCGTCGGGGTCAGCGGGGGCGTGGGCCTGTGGCTCCTCGACATTCCCCTGCCGCTGACCTTCGGCCTTATAGCAGGAATTCTGGACGTGGTACCGTTCGTCGGCTCGGTCGCCGGCGGGGCGCTCCCGGCGCTGATCGCCCTGACCATCTCGCCGGTCAAGGCTCTCCTGGTCGTCGGGCTCTTCGTCATCGTCAACCAGATAGAGGGCAACATCCTCCAGCCTCTTATAATGGGGAACGAGATCAAGGTCCCCGTGGCGGGCATACTGGTCTCTTTTCTGGCGCTCGGGCTGCTGCTCGGTCCGGTGGTCGGTGCTATCCTCGCCGTGCCGGCGGCCGTGGTCGCCAGCGTCCTGATAGACGAGCTTACCGAGAGGGAGCCTTTCCTCGGTGACGAAGATAACGAAGATAATGCAGGCAACGGAAGCACCGAAGATAGCGGAGATAAAGAAGCCGGAGCCAGAGAAAAAGCGGCCCCGTACGGAGAGTCCGGCAAAGACGGCTAG
- a CDS encoding YihY/virulence factor BrkB family protein gives MIGRGIRAFVSGLGGFVLELGGVLGPGVIRQFLLRVRDNDILGLAGQLAYFFLLSSFPFLISVVALAGLVIGDPQTVITGLIERASGFLPQEAIGILSNYTGRTLDNTGPAVLFFGIAGTLWLGSAAAIAISKAANRAYRVDESRSFFRLRGTSILLAVGFTFLVAVLILSVVKAENYVQGLGGAANGETFTYLWTAARWVVVFLAATLALGMLYYLAPNVRIPFRWVTPGGVVATGLMFAASIVFSFYVSRLGSYDQVYGQLATVIVFMIWLYTIGLTVLSGLELNAVLALRAEERERVTLRRPEKSGRRS, from the coding sequence ATGATCGGACGCGGCATACGCGCTTTCGTCTCGGGGCTGGGCGGGTTCGTCCTGGAGCTCGGTGGCGTGCTCGGCCCCGGTGTAATCCGGCAGTTCCTGCTGCGGGTGCGGGACAACGACATCCTCGGGCTCGCGGGGCAGCTCGCCTACTTCTTCTTGCTCTCCTCTTTTCCGTTTTTGATCTCCGTGGTCGCGCTCGCCGGGCTGGTGATCGGCGACCCGCAGACGGTGATCACGGGCCTGATCGAACGCGCCTCGGGGTTCCTGCCCCAGGAGGCTATCGGCATACTCTCGAACTACACCGGGCGTACGCTGGACAACACGGGCCCGGCCGTGCTCTTTTTCGGGATCGCGGGCACCCTCTGGCTCGGCTCCGCCGCGGCCATCGCCATCTCCAAGGCGGCGAACCGAGCCTACAGGGTGGACGAGAGCAGGTCGTTTTTCCGGCTGCGGGGCACCTCCATACTGCTCGCGGTCGGGTTTACCTTTCTGGTGGCTGTCCTGATCCTCTCGGTCGTGAAGGCGGAGAACTACGTGCAGGGGCTCGGCGGCGCGGCCAACGGGGAGACATTCACCTACCTGTGGACCGCCGCCCGCTGGGTGGTCGTGTTCCTGGCGGCGACCCTGGCTCTCGGCATGCTCTACTACCTGGCCCCGAACGTGCGGATACCCTTTCGCTGGGTCACGCCCGGCGGGGTCGTCGCGACCGGGCTGATGTTCGCCGCGAGCATCGTCTTCAGCTTCTACGTCTCCCGGCTCGGGAGCTACGATCAGGTCTACGGCCAGCTGGCGACGGTTATAGTGTTCATGATCTGGCTCTACACCATCGGCCTCACCGTGCTATCCGGCCTGGAGCTAAACGCCGTGCTCGCCCTCCGGGCCGAGGAACGGGAGCGCGTGACGCTGCGCCGCCCGGAGAAGTCCGGCCGGAGATCCTGA
- a CDS encoding DUF421 domain-containing protein, which translates to MLFDGWLSLLRTAIVGILAYAALVLFLRVSGKRTLSKMNAFDLIVTVALGSTLATVLLSSSVSLATGLLAFALLIGLQYAVTWLSVRSPAVHGVVKGEPAMLVHKGSLLRDAMRRERVTEGEILAALRSEGVPDLAQVEALVLETDSSFSVLTSPPHATGNPRDPDATGYNPSTLDSVSRRRARES; encoded by the coding sequence GTGCTCTTCGATGGCTGGCTCTCGTTGCTCCGCACGGCGATCGTCGGGATACTCGCATACGCCGCGCTGGTACTCTTCCTGCGCGTCTCGGGCAAGCGCACCCTATCCAAGATGAACGCGTTCGACCTGATCGTGACCGTAGCCTTGGGCTCTACGCTGGCGACCGTGCTGCTGTCTTCGAGCGTCTCGCTCGCCACCGGGCTCCTGGCGTTCGCGCTCCTGATCGGGCTGCAATACGCCGTTACCTGGCTATCGGTAAGATCCCCGGCCGTCCACGGCGTCGTCAAGGGCGAGCCCGCGATGCTCGTCCATAAAGGCAGTCTACTCAGGGACGCGATGCGCCGCGAGCGCGTAACGGAGGGCGAGATCCTGGCCGCCCTCCGCTCCGAGGGCGTGCCCGACCTCGCCCAGGTCGAGGCCCTCGTGCTCGAAACCGACAGCAGCTTCAGCGTACTGACCTCCCCGCCACACGCCACCGGAAACCCGCGGGACCCGGACGCCACGGGCTACAACCCCTCTACCCTGGACAGCGTCTCCCGGCGCAGAGCCCGGGAGAGCTAG
- a CDS encoding SpoIIE family protein phosphatase has protein sequence MPDKSRETREHRHTPASDGERYRALVEADPAPTWVVTGEGVVVEAHRWEELAAEEPRGARLSEYLGLLHPEDRERIVAHLSASISAGEAFSVEGRLWHPGTGGYRSVFVRGAPVPDPSGGVREWVGTADDLTARRKAEAEREQARHRLSLLGEASRRLASSLDYGSTLDQVARLAVPRFADLCLVDVVTPERPVDRLVVSRLGSEREELAQELVRRYQGAEIPSGGLAGTVRSGAPVLVREVGDSWLVDMARADGNLEELYRLDLGSVLISPLTFRGRIFGALSFATDRLSGRRYDEEDLRLAEGLARRAAQAIEKARLYDRQRHAARTLQKSLLPPSMPEIPGVEAAARYHPAGESANALEGEDYEVGGDFYDLSRTPNGWAAVMGDVMGKGVEAAAFTAMTRYTIRTAALQGNDPCSVLRILNTAILDQHEQSSDGRFCTVAYALLNPAEDGGVSLEVCRAGHPPPLILRNDTTVEEAGVPGHLAGAFPDTRFETRTLRLGPGESAVLYTDGVTDARNPSGELFGDARLKDLLSTCTELDAESTADAIENGVTQFQGHQSARDDIAILVLRVISEAGV, from the coding sequence ATGCCCGACAAGAGCCGCGAGACAAGAGAGCACCGACACACTCCCGCGAGCGACGGAGAGCGTTATCGCGCGCTGGTGGAGGCGGACCCCGCCCCCACCTGGGTGGTGACGGGTGAGGGCGTCGTTGTCGAGGCCCACCGCTGGGAGGAGCTCGCCGCCGAAGAGCCCAGGGGGGCCCGGCTATCCGAGTATCTCGGCCTGCTGCACCCGGAGGATCGGGAGAGGATCGTTGCGCACCTGAGTGCGAGCATCTCGGCGGGCGAGGCCTTCTCGGTTGAGGGCCGTCTGTGGCATCCGGGTACAGGCGGCTACCGCAGCGTGTTCGTGCGCGGCGCGCCGGTGCCGGACCCGTCCGGCGGCGTCCGCGAGTGGGTGGGCACCGCCGACGACCTCACCGCCCGCCGGAAGGCCGAGGCCGAGCGCGAGCAGGCCCGGCACCGGCTCTCGCTGCTCGGGGAGGCGAGCCGCAGGCTGGCCTCTTCACTGGACTACGGGAGCACCCTGGATCAGGTCGCCCGCCTCGCCGTGCCCCGCTTCGCCGACCTTTGCCTCGTAGACGTCGTGACCCCGGAGCGCCCGGTCGACCGCCTGGTGGTCTCTCGCCTCGGGTCGGAACGCGAGGAGCTGGCCCAGGAGCTCGTGCGCCGCTACCAGGGAGCCGAGATACCCTCGGGCGGCCTCGCCGGGACGGTCCGCTCGGGAGCCCCCGTGCTCGTCCGCGAGGTCGGGGACTCCTGGCTCGTGGACATGGCCCGCGCCGACGGCAACCTCGAAGAGCTGTACCGGCTGGATCTCGGCTCCGTCCTGATCTCACCGCTCACCTTCCGGGGCCGCATCTTCGGCGCGCTGAGCTTCGCCACCGACCGCCTCTCGGGCCGCCGCTACGACGAGGAGGATCTCCGGCTCGCCGAGGGTCTAGCCCGCCGCGCCGCCCAGGCCATAGAGAAGGCCCGCCTCTACGACCGCCAGCGCCACGCCGCCCGGACCCTGCAAAAGAGCCTCCTCCCCCCCTCGATGCCCGAGATACCGGGCGTCGAGGCCGCAGCCCGCTACCATCCCGCGGGCGAGTCCGCCAACGCCCTCGAAGGCGAGGACTACGAGGTCGGCGGCGACTTCTACGATCTCTCCCGCACCCCGAACGGCTGGGCGGCGGTGATGGGCGACGTCATGGGCAAGGGCGTAGAGGCCGCGGCCTTCACCGCCATGACCCGCTACACCATCCGCACGGCCGCCCTACAGGGCAACGACCCGTGCAGCGTCCTGCGCATTCTGAACACCGCCATCCTGGACCAGCACGAGCAGAGCTCTGACGGCAGATTCTGCACCGTCGCCTACGCCCTGCTCAACCCTGCCGAAGACGGCGGCGTGAGCCTGGAGGTCTGCCGCGCCGGCCACCCGCCGCCCCTTATCCTGCGCAACGACACCACCGTGGAAGAGGCCGGGGTCCCCGGCCACCTCGCCGGCGCCTTCCCTGACACAAGATTCGAGACCCGGACCCTGCGCCTGGGCCCGGGAGAGTCGGCGGTCCTCTACACCGACGGCGTCACCGACGCCCGCAACCCCTCCGGCGAGCTCTTCGGAGACGCGCGGCTAAAAGACCTACTCTCCACCTGCACGGAGTTAGACGCCGAATCCACCGCCGACGCCATAGAAAACGGAGTGACGCAGTTTCAGGGCCACCAGAGCGCCCGCGATGACATTGCGATACTGGTGTTGAGGGTGATATCAGAGGCGGGTGTATAG
- a CDS encoding PIN domain-containing protein: protein MQDKFPEHYRLSTNEFENLWRNALFVPDTNVLLDLYRYSKKSHDELLMILQRFQDQLWIPHQVAYEFLNNRMGTINEVREKHRKLRETLEETKSSIKEGAEDLHRGAPFESPELLDNMSTSLNALIADIQTRENMLPAISNSPQEDRIWREVEDLARDRLGEPYSEEKLSKIEEEGQRRTEKQVPPGYKDEGHGDLVIWRQMVDKALETSKPIAFITKDVKDDWWWRAYGQTIGVRKELIQEIKEDAGVIFHIYTTDRFIEYAKQYLQAEVSEETISEAEQLSRLSRNTPREREMLDHALRDDSIISKEQRDILKIHLYDGLSLEEIADMLGVSQHQVSKILKRAISNLGKRLPSDSSLSYGEFGRYIDSDKANENEYGELLRINEAMEIAYSDSDISTLAKLHRQALVTGRNDNYDITPELRSEYKRLANEISVRRSLLKHKENYPY, encoded by the coding sequence ATGCAAGATAAGTTTCCAGAGCATTATCGGCTCAGTACGAATGAGTTTGAAAATTTGTGGCGTAACGCCCTCTTCGTACCAGATACTAATGTCCTGCTCGATCTATACAGATATTCAAAGAAATCTCATGACGAACTGTTAATGATCTTGCAACGGTTTCAGGATCAGCTATGGATACCTCATCAAGTTGCTTACGAGTTTCTGAACAACCGCATGGGTACTATTAACGAGGTTAGAGAGAAGCATAGAAAACTCAGGGAGACTTTAGAGGAAACAAAAAGCTCCATAAAAGAGGGTGCTGAGGATTTACATAGAGGAGCTCCCTTCGAATCGCCGGAGTTACTGGACAACATGTCGACTTCTTTGAATGCGCTGATAGCCGATATACAGACTAGGGAGAATATGCTTCCTGCTATTTCCAACTCTCCACAAGAGGACCGGATATGGAGAGAGGTAGAAGATCTGGCACGAGACAGACTCGGGGAACCTTATTCCGAAGAGAAATTGAGTAAGATCGAAGAGGAGGGGCAGCGCCGTACAGAGAAGCAGGTGCCCCCAGGGTATAAGGATGAGGGTCATGGAGATCTAGTAATTTGGCGTCAGATGGTGGATAAAGCATTAGAGACTAGCAAGCCCATTGCTTTTATCACCAAAGACGTTAAAGATGACTGGTGGTGGCGCGCCTATGGTCAAACCATCGGTGTTCGTAAGGAGCTAATTCAGGAGATTAAGGAGGATGCTGGGGTCATCTTCCACATATATACGACTGATAGATTTATTGAGTACGCAAAGCAGTATTTGCAGGCTGAAGTTAGTGAAGAAACGATAAGCGAAGCAGAGCAGTTATCAAGGCTGTCACGAAATACGCCCAGGGAACGCGAAATGCTCGATCACGCACTTCGGGATGATTCCATAATCTCTAAAGAGCAAAGAGACATTCTCAAAATTCACCTCTACGATGGCCTCTCCTTAGAAGAGATCGCAGATATGTTAGGTGTATCTCAGCACCAAGTATCCAAGATTCTTAAACGAGCTATATCTAACTTAGGTAAGAGATTACCCTCTGACTCTAGTCTGAGTTACGGAGAATTTGGGCGCTACATCGACAGTGACAAAGCAAATGAAAACGAGTACGGAGAGTTACTGAGAATTAATGAGGCAATGGAAATAGCCTATAGCGATAGTGACATAAGCACTCTTGCCAAGTTGCACAGGCAGGCGCTTGTTACGGGACGGAACGACAACTATGATATTACGCCTGAACTTCGTAGTGAGTATAAGCGCCTAGCAAACGAGATAAGTGTGCGGAGATCATTGTTGAAGCACAAGGAGAATTACCCTTATTAG
- a CDS encoding PIN domain-containing protein — MSPRYLLDSNILVYTLDAREPDKREWAKETIRRAALGGSAALPAQGLSEFSNVCLKKLEPALEPREIQQEIERLQVAFPVIPLTAPVIMEALRGVEEYRFSYYDAQIWAAARLAQIPVILSEDFNPGSTLEGVSFVNPLDSVFDPTALE; from the coding sequence GTGAGCCCACGCTACCTGCTGGATAGTAACATTCTGGTTTATACCCTCGACGCCCGGGAGCCTGATAAGAGGGAATGGGCGAAGGAGACAATCCGTAGGGCTGCTCTGGGTGGGAGTGCGGCGCTGCCCGCCCAGGGCCTCTCGGAGTTCTCCAACGTCTGCTTGAAAAAGCTGGAGCCCGCCCTGGAGCCTCGGGAGATACAGCAGGAGATCGAGAGGCTGCAAGTAGCTTTCCCGGTGATCCCGCTTACCGCCCCGGTGATTATGGAGGCATTGCGTGGGGTAGAAGAATACCGGTTCTCCTACTACGACGCCCAGATCTGGGCCGCAGCCCGCCTGGCACAGATCCCCGTAATCTTGAGCGAGGACTTCAACCCAGGATCTACCCTGGAGGGCGTCTCGTTTGTAAACCCGCTCGATTCCGTGTTCGATCCCACAGCGTTAGAGTAG
- a CDS encoding type 1 glutamine amidotransferase domain-containing protein — MANELQDRKIAILLAPVGTEQAEFTEPKKAVEEAGAGVDVIGLQTGDAQTMNSDVNPGETYQVEKTFSEVSSDDYDGLIVPGGTVGADNLRGNSEAVSFIRSFFEQQKPVGVICHGPWTLVEADVVSGRTLTSYPTLQTDIRNAGGEWVDEEVVTDGGLVTSRNPNDLPAFCDKIVEEFAEGKHQRQSQSV; from the coding sequence GTGGCAAATGAGCTGCAAGACCGCAAGATCGCCATCCTGCTCGCCCCGGTGGGCACCGAGCAGGCGGAGTTCACCGAGCCGAAGAAGGCCGTCGAGGAGGCCGGGGCCGGCGTGGACGTCATCGGTCTACAGACCGGCGACGCCCAGACCATGAACTCCGACGTGAATCCGGGCGAGACCTACCAGGTGGAGAAGACCTTTTCAGAGGTCTCATCCGACGACTACGACGGCCTGATCGTACCGGGCGGCACCGTGGGCGCTGACAACCTGCGCGGCAACTCGGAGGCGGTTAGCTTTATCCGCTCCTTCTTCGAGCAGCAGAAGCCGGTGGGTGTGATCTGCCACGGTCCGTGGACGCTGGTGGAGGCCGACGTGGTGAGCGGCAGGACCCTAACCTCGTACCCCACGCTCCAGACCGACATCCGGAACGCCGGAGGCGAGTGGGTGGACGAGGAGGTCGTCACCGACGGCGGGCTCGTTACCAGCCGCAACCCCAACGACCTGCCCGCATTCTGCGACAAGATCGTGGAGGAGTTCGCCGAGGGCAAGCACCAGCGCCAGTCCCAGAGCGTCTAG
- a CDS encoding glutathione-independent formaldehyde dehydrogenase, with translation MKALVYRGPKEVQVENVQDSKIEHPNDVVVKLTTTNICGSDLHMYEGRTPLEEGKVLGHENQGEVVEAGSGVTKVRVGDMVNLPFNISCGFCKNCERGLTNYCYTMQPAEGAAGAAYGFAGMGPYDGGQAEYLRVPFADHNCLILPEDAREKENDYVMLSDIFPTGYHSTEMAGVGPGDSVVISGAGPVGLMAAYSCYLKSASKIMVIDRHPDRLRLAEKIGAIAIDDSAEDPVERVLNETDGEGADCGCEAVGYQAHDHHGNEDPAMTMNTLVNAVRYTGSIGTVGIFLPQDPGSPDELYQEGKVAFDYGLSWFKGQKIGSGQAPVKRYNRELSRLIQQDKAKPSFIVSHELGLDDAPDAYERFDNREDGWTKVVLKPQKAA, from the coding sequence GTGAAGGCACTGGTTTACAGGGGGCCTAAAGAGGTCCAGGTAGAGAACGTCCAGGACTCGAAGATCGAGCATCCGAACGACGTCGTCGTAAAGCTGACGACCACGAACATCTGCGGCTCGGACCTGCACATGTACGAGGGGCGCACGCCTCTGGAAGAGGGCAAGGTGCTCGGCCACGAGAACCAGGGCGAGGTGGTCGAGGCCGGTTCCGGGGTAACGAAGGTACGGGTCGGCGACATGGTAAACCTGCCGTTCAATATCAGCTGCGGCTTCTGCAAGAACTGCGAGCGCGGCCTGACCAACTACTGCTACACCATGCAGCCCGCAGAGGGCGCTGCGGGGGCGGCCTACGGCTTCGCCGGCATGGGGCCGTACGACGGCGGGCAGGCCGAGTACCTGCGGGTGCCTTTTGCCGACCATAACTGCCTCATTCTGCCGGAAGACGCCCGGGAGAAAGAGAACGACTACGTGATGCTCTCCGACATCTTCCCGACCGGCTACCATTCCACCGAGATGGCCGGAGTTGGTCCCGGGGACTCGGTCGTGATCTCCGGCGCGGGGCCCGTGGGCCTGATGGCCGCCTACTCCTGTTATCTGAAGAGCGCCTCGAAGATCATGGTCATAGACCGCCACCCCGACAGGCTACGCCTCGCGGAGAAGATCGGGGCCATCGCCATAGACGACTCCGCCGAAGACCCCGTAGAGCGGGTCCTGAACGAGACCGACGGCGAGGGCGCGGACTGTGGTTGTGAGGCCGTCGGCTACCAGGCCCACGACCATCACGGCAACGAGGACCCGGCGATGACCATGAACACCCTCGTGAACGCCGTACGCTACACGGGCTCCATCGGCACCGTGGGAATCTTCTTGCCCCAGGACCCGGGCTCCCCGGACGAACTGTATCAGGAGGGCAAGGTCGCCTTCGACTACGGCCTCTCCTGGTTCAAGGGACAGAAGATCGGCTCGGGCCAGGCCCCGGTCAAGCGGTACAACCGCGAGCTATCCAGGCTTATACAACAGGACAAGGCAAAGCCCTCGTTCATAGTCTCACACGAGCTAGGCCTCGACGATGCGCCCGACGCCTACGAGCGCTTCGACAACCGCGAGGACGGTTGGACCAAGGTCGTCCTCAAGCCCCAGAAGGCCGCCTAG